Proteins found in one Legionella pneumophila subsp. pascullei genomic segment:
- a CDS encoding YqgE/AlgH family protein: MAIISSLANHLLIAMPSLKDPNFERSVVYLCEHNEQGSVGLMINRPLQFPLSIVFEQLQIEPIRVEKNGLPLLFGGPVQPERGFVIHKQMGGWRSSLFLQDEVTVTTSNDIIRAIAYDEGPKDVLITLGYAAWTEQQLEREIMSNTWLVCPYKSEILYEVPFEDRWEYAGLTLGVKMNQLSSDAGHA; encoded by the coding sequence ATGGCAATTATCAGTTCACTAGCCAATCACTTATTGATTGCCATGCCTTCTTTAAAAGATCCAAATTTTGAAAGGTCCGTAGTCTATTTATGCGAACATAACGAGCAGGGGTCAGTAGGTTTAATGATTAACAGACCTTTACAGTTTCCATTATCTATTGTTTTTGAGCAATTGCAAATCGAACCTATTCGAGTAGAAAAAAATGGATTGCCTTTATTGTTTGGCGGACCTGTTCAACCAGAAAGAGGATTTGTTATTCATAAGCAAATGGGCGGATGGCGCTCCAGCTTGTTTTTGCAAGATGAGGTGACGGTTACCACCTCAAATGATATTATTCGTGCCATAGCTTATGACGAAGGGCCTAAAGATGTATTAATTACTTTAGGTTATGCCGCCTGGACAGAGCAGCAACTGGAAAGAGAAATTATGAGTAACACGTGGTTGGTTTGCCCTTATAAATCTGAAATTCTTTATGAAGTGCCCTTTGAAGACCGCTGGGAATATGCTGGATTAACACTGGGTGTCAAAATGAATCAACTTTCTTCTGATGCTGGCCATGCCTAA